A single Roseinatronobacter monicus DNA region contains:
- a CDS encoding ABC transporter permease — protein MSMPAYYTTKDKIWHYTFRVICYSIFFFLLAPILIMIPLSFNAQPFFTFTREMLTLNPDGYSLRWYRDFLGSESWMRSIRNSFSIGIAATLVSTTLGTLAALGLSRSEMPAKGLIMGILISPMIVPLIISAAGMFFFFSSINIAQTYLGVVLAHAALGTPFVVITVTATLVGFDQSLIRAAANLGASPTRTFFKITMPLILPGVVSGALFAFITSFDEIVVVLFVAGVEQRTIPREMWSGIREDISPTILAVATILVMISIALLTVVELLRRRGERLRGVTPH, from the coding sequence ATGTCCATGCCCGCCTATTACACCACCAAGGACAAGATCTGGCATTACACCTTTCGGGTGATCTGCTACTCGATCTTCTTCTTTCTGCTGGCGCCGATCCTGATCATGATCCCGCTGAGTTTCAACGCGCAGCCCTTCTTCACGTTCACACGTGAAATGCTGACCTTGAACCCGGACGGCTATTCCTTGCGCTGGTATCGTGACTTTCTAGGGTCCGAAAGCTGGATGCGGTCGATCCGCAATTCCTTCAGCATCGGGATCGCGGCGACACTCGTGTCCACAACGTTGGGGACATTGGCAGCGCTTGGGTTGTCACGTTCGGAAATGCCGGCCAAGGGGCTGATTATGGGCATTCTGATCTCGCCCATGATCGTGCCTCTGATCATTTCGGCGGCGGGGATGTTCTTCTTCTTCTCGTCGATCAACATCGCGCAGACGTATCTGGGGGTTGTGCTGGCGCACGCAGCACTTGGCACACCTTTTGTTGTCATCACGGTGACCGCGACGCTGGTCGGGTTCGATCAATCCCTGATCCGCGCTGCGGCCAATTTGGGTGCCTCGCCAACGCGGACCTTCTTCAAGATCACAATGCCACTGATCCTGCCCGGTGTCGTATCTGGTGCATTGTTCGCCTTCATCACTTCCTTTGACGAGATTGTGGTGGTTCTGTTTGTCGCCGGTGTGGAGCAACGGACGATCCCGCGCGAGATGTGGTCGGGTATCCGCGAAGATATCAGCCCGACAATTCTGGCGGTGGCCACAATTCTGGTGATGATCTCGATTGCACTTCTGACAGTGGTGGAATTGCTGCGTCGTCGTGGCGAGCGGTTGCGCGGCGTGACACCGCACTAA
- a CDS encoding ABC transporter substrate-binding protein — MSSKLKLIGLSSAVSVIALSAAAQDPVSLTIVSWGGAYTASQQRAYHEPFMEANPHVTIINDDGSANALASLRAQSQAGNVTWDLVDMLPSDAQLACDEGIILQIDHDEMLAAAPDGTPASEDFLPGSLGECFIPQIVYSTVLTFRPGAFPDDAQPSSIEDLFDTENFPGRRALQDRPGTNLEWALYADGVDPDEIYEVLATPEGVDRAFAKLDTIKDDIIFWTEGAQAPQLLADGEVAFATGYNGRMFDAIEVEGMEAAIIWDGQVVEWDGWVVPADGPNEELVMEYLYFATDTQRLADQASYISYGPARASSAALVGEHADLGIDMNEHMPTAPENYFAPIVLDNDFWVDYGDELRERFANWMLQ, encoded by the coding sequence ATGTCATCCAAACTGAAACTGATCGGTCTTAGCTCTGCAGTCAGCGTCATTGCGTTGAGTGCGGCTGCACAAGATCCAGTCTCGTTGACCATTGTTTCCTGGGGCGGTGCATATACCGCAAGCCAACAGCGCGCGTATCATGAGCCCTTCATGGAAGCCAACCCACATGTCACCATCATCAATGATGACGGCTCTGCGAACGCGCTTGCAAGCTTGCGCGCACAGTCGCAGGCCGGAAATGTGACCTGGGATTTGGTCGACATGCTGCCATCCGACGCACAGCTTGCCTGTGACGAAGGCATCATTTTGCAGATCGACCATGACGAAATGCTGGCCGCTGCGCCTGATGGCACACCTGCAAGCGAAGACTTCCTGCCAGGGTCACTTGGCGAGTGCTTCATTCCACAGATCGTGTACTCGACCGTTCTGACATTCCGTCCGGGCGCGTTCCCGGATGATGCGCAGCCAAGCTCGATCGAGGATCTGTTCGACACCGAGAACTTCCCAGGCCGTCGTGCATTGCAGGACCGTCCGGGCACCAATCTGGAATGGGCGCTTTATGCTGACGGGGTAGACCCGGACGAGATCTATGAAGTGCTTGCAACACCAGAAGGTGTGGACCGCGCCTTTGCCAAGCTCGACACGATCAAAGACGACATCATCTTCTGGACAGAAGGCGCACAAGCGCCACAGCTGCTGGCCGATGGTGAAGTTGCGTTCGCAACTGGCTATAACGGCCGGATGTTCGACGCGATCGAAGTCGAAGGCATGGAAGCGGCCATTATCTGGGATGGTCAGGTCGTCGAATGGGACGGCTGGGTTGTGCCTGCGGATGGTCCGAATGAAGAGCTGGTGATGGAGTATCTGTACTTCGCCACAGATACACAGCGCCTTGCGGATCAGGCGAGCTATATCTCCTACGGTCCGGCGCGTGCCTCTTCGGCTGCACTGGTTGGCGAACATGCCGATCTGGGCATCGACATGAACGAGCATATGCCGACTGCGCCTGAAAACTACTTTGCGCCCATCGTGCTGGATAACGACTTCTGGGTCGATTACGGCGACGAGCTGCGCGAGCGGTTTGCAAACTGGATGCTTCAGTAA
- a CDS encoding ABC transporter permease: protein MAIQHATSEEGAIGTATDSRGRLVTSDGTPLRRALERANRRRKLTALALVGPLLAFILIFFAFPIAQMMWRSVDNPQIVNALPETLNALEEWDGQGIPDEPVFAALHADMVADLDRPRREQKIGPLGIRLNYEISAARSAISRTSRAVADFDAPYKEAFTDAHRLWGQPELWRIIKREGRPLTASYYVAALDREYDAEGNIVKRPENRQIYVSLFGRTLALSLAITFMTFVLGFPIAYYLSTLPMRYANLLMIAVLLPFWTSLLVRTSAWIVLLQQQGVINNALVGMGFIGDDGRFSLIYNQTGTIIAMTHILLPFMVLPLYSVMRTIPPSYMRAAKSLGARPWTAFRRVYFPQTLPGIGAGGVLVFIISIGYYITPALVGGQSGRMISNEIARHIQQSLNWGLAAALGSMLLVGVLILYWLFNRLVGTDSLKFG, encoded by the coding sequence ATGGCGATTCAGCATGCGACATCTGAAGAAGGTGCCATAGGCACGGCGACGGACAGTCGCGGCAGATTGGTGACTTCGGATGGCACGCCACTGCGTCGGGCACTTGAACGCGCCAACAGACGCCGGAAACTGACGGCACTCGCCTTGGTCGGACCACTGCTTGCCTTTATTCTTATCTTCTTCGCCTTCCCCATCGCTCAGATGATGTGGCGATCCGTCGACAACCCGCAGATCGTGAATGCGCTGCCTGAAACACTGAACGCGCTGGAAGAGTGGGACGGGCAAGGCATACCGGACGAGCCGGTCTTTGCCGCCCTGCATGCCGATATGGTTGCCGACCTTGATCGCCCGCGCCGTGAACAAAAGATTGGCCCGCTGGGTATTCGCCTGAACTATGAAATCAGTGCCGCACGCAGCGCGATTTCGCGTACTTCCCGCGCTGTTGCCGATTTTGATGCTCCGTATAAGGAAGCATTCACAGATGCGCACAGGCTTTGGGGCCAGCCAGAACTTTGGCGGATCATAAAACGCGAAGGCCGACCATTGACAGCGTCATATTATGTGGCCGCGCTGGACCGCGAATATGATGCTGAGGGAAATATCGTCAAACGGCCTGAAAACCGCCAGATTTATGTCTCGCTTTTTGGTCGCACTTTGGCGCTTAGCCTTGCGATTACCTTCATGACTTTCGTTTTGGGCTTTCCGATTGCGTACTATCTGTCGACGCTGCCCATGCGCTACGCCAATCTGCTGATGATTGCGGTATTGCTGCCATTCTGGACATCGCTGCTGGTGCGAACCTCGGCTTGGATCGTGCTGTTGCAACAACAAGGTGTCATCAACAATGCCTTGGTCGGCATGGGGTTCATAGGTGATGATGGGAGGTTCAGTTTGATATACAATCAGACTGGGACCATCATTGCGATGACGCATATCCTGCTGCCCTTCATGGTGTTACCGCTATACTCGGTAATGCGCACCATCCCGCCATCATATATGCGCGCGGCTAAAAGCCTTGGTGCACGACCTTGGACGGCATTCCGCCGCGTGTATTTCCCGCAAACATTGCCGGGGATCGGGGCAGGGGGTGTTCTGGTCTTCATCATCTCGATTGGCTATTACATCACGCCCGCGCTGGTCGGTGGTCAGTCTGGTCGCATGATCTCGAATGAAATCGCCCGCCACATCCAGCAATCGTTGAACTGGGGCCTTGCTGCTGCGCTTGGCAGTATGCTGCTGGTTGGTGTGTTGATCCTGTATTGGCTCTTTAACCGGCTTGTCGGCACTGACAGCCTGAAATTCGGGTAA
- a CDS encoding ABC transporter ATP-binding protein, which yields MVAAQQSDGFVVYDGVQKSYDGETLVVKDLNLSVAKGEFLTMLGPSGSGKTTCLMMLAGFETATSGEILLDGKPINSVPPHKRGIGMVFQNYALFPHMTVGENLSFPLEVRGMGKSEREKSVMRALDMVQMGAFVNRRPAQLSGGQQQRIALARALVFQPELVLMDEPLGALDKQLREHMQFEITRLAHDLGITTVYVTHDQTEALTMSDNVAVFEDGRIQQLAPPDVLYEEPRNSFVAQFIGENNTIDGVIKEIKGETCVVQLDGGVLIDAKPINVSKVGERTRVSIRPERVEANKDRLAEDAHTIKAEVLEFIYMGDVFRTRLKVAGNENFVMKTRNAPDQVRHKPGSMIEIGWMPQDCRALDCPE from the coding sequence GTGGTCGCAGCACAGCAGAGCGACGGATTTGTCGTATACGATGGCGTCCAGAAGAGCTACGACGGGGAAACCCTTGTGGTGAAGGATCTAAATCTTTCGGTTGCGAAAGGCGAGTTCCTGACCATGCTTGGACCATCGGGGTCCGGCAAGACCACCTGCCTGATGATGTTGGCAGGGTTCGAGACCGCGACGAGCGGCGAAATCCTGCTCGATGGCAAGCCCATCAACTCTGTCCCGCCGCATAAACGCGGGATCGGCATGGTCTTTCAGAACTATGCTCTGTTCCCACATATGACTGTTGGCGAGAACCTGTCCTTTCCGCTTGAAGTGCGTGGAATGGGCAAGTCCGAGCGCGAGAAAAGCGTGATGCGCGCGCTGGACATGGTGCAGATGGGGGCATTCGTGAACCGCCGCCCCGCGCAATTGTCCGGGGGTCAGCAGCAACGGATCGCCCTTGCTCGCGCCTTGGTGTTCCAGCCGGAATTGGTCTTGATGGACGAGCCGCTGGGCGCACTCGACAAGCAGTTGCGCGAACACATGCAGTTCGAGATTACGCGTTTGGCACATGACCTTGGGATTACTACGGTTTATGTTACGCATGACCAGACAGAAGCCTTGACCATGTCGGACAATGTCGCCGTATTCGAAGACGGGCGCATTCAGCAGCTTGCGCCGCCAGATGTCCTGTATGAAGAACCGCGCAACAGCTTCGTGGCGCAGTTCATCGGCGAAAACAACACGATCGACGGTGTGATCAAAGAAATCAAAGGCGAGACATGCGTGGTCCAGTTGGACGGCGGCGTGTTGATTGATGCCAAGCCGATCAATGTCTCGAAGGTGGGCGAGCGGACACGCGTTTCCATTCGCCCCGAACGTGTCGAGGCCAATAAGGACCGGCTGGCCGAAGATGCCCACACGATCAAGGCCGAAGTCCTTGAATTCATTTATATGGGTGATGTGTTCCGCACACGCCTGAAAGTTGCTGGAAACGAGAATTTCGTCATGAAAACCCGCAATGCACCCGATCAGGTGCGTCACAAGCCGGGCAGCATGATTGAAATCGGCTGGATGCCGCAAGACTGTCGTGCGCTTGACTGTCCAGAGTGA